From the Takifugu flavidus isolate HTHZ2018 chromosome 12, ASM371156v2, whole genome shotgun sequence genome, one window contains:
- the LOC130534959 gene encoding uncharacterized protein LOC130534959 isoform X2 codes for MKLPSGFQLIGQVGLPDYTKWLTHYSTKKRDHPAEPIVCRSYARVGLMGNPSDGFNGKTIAMSVSNFWAEVTLVESAALVLVPHPLNDPTAFGSLQDLFCISRKEGYLGGLRLLQATCKKFYQFCSNQGIALTKQNFTLRYDTNIPRQVGLAGSSAIVSATLKCLMKFYSITDNDLPKPIRANFILNVETDELFITAGLQDRVVQVYEGLVYMDFSRTLMDEHGYGSYVSMDMGALPPFWLAYLSDPSDSGRIHSNIRQRWLSGSSSCQSSDPAEGGGLVSAHTGALLWLLPSHACVTTPVFSQGNSGRGGDEDVR; via the exons ATGAAACTTCCCTCTGGCTTCCAGCTGATTGGACAAGTG GGCCTCCCAGACTACACCAAGTGGCTCACACACTACTCCACCAAGAAGCGGGACCATCCCGCCGAGCCGATCGTGTGCCGGTCCTACGCCAG AGTGGGATTGATGGGAAATCCCTCGGACGGGTTCAATGGGAAAACCATCGCCATGAGCGTCTCCAACTTCTGGGCCGAGGTCACTCTGGTGGAGAGTGCGGCTTTG GTGTTGGTGCCTCATCCGCTCAACGATCCGACGGCCTTCGGAAGCTTGCAGGATCTGTTCTGCATCAGCAGGAAAGAAGG gtacCTGGGGGGGCTGCGGCTGCTCCAGGCCACCTGTAAGAAGTTCTACCAGTTCTGCTCCAACCAAGG GATCGCACTGACGAAGCAGAACTTCACGTTAAGATACGACACCAACATTCCTCGGCAGGTG GGCCTCGCTGGGAGCAG CGCCATCGTCTCGGCCACCCTCAAGTGCCTCATGAAGTTCTACAGCATTACAGACAAC GACCTCCCGAAGCCCATCCGAGCCAATTTCATCCTGAACGTGGAGACCGATGAACTCTTCATCACGGCTGGTCTTCAGGACAGAGTGGTGCAG GTCTACGAAGGTTTGGTCTACATGGACTTCAGCAGGACGCTGATGGACGAGCACGGCTACG GGAGCTACGTGTCCATGGACATGGGGGCGCTGCCTCCGTTCTGGCTGGCCTACCTGAGTGACCCCAGCGACTCCGGACGCATCCACAGCAACATCAGGCAACGCTGGCTCAGCGGTTCGTCCTCCTGCCAAAGTTCTGACCcggctgaggggggggggctggtctcCGCCCACACCGGCGCCCTCCTTTGGCTCCTCCCATCGCACGCATGCGTGACCACACCTGTGTTTTCACAGGGGAACTCTGGTCGTGGAGGCGATGAGGACGTTCGCTGA
- the LOC130534959 gene encoding uncharacterized protein LOC130534959 isoform X1 — MKLPSGFQLIGQVGLPDYTKWLTHYSTKKRDHPAEPIVCRSYARVGLMGNPSDGFNGKTIAMSVSNFWAEVTLVESAALVLVPHPLNDPTAFGSLQDLFCISRKEGYLGGLRLLQATCKKFYQFCSNQGIALTKQNFTLRYDTNIPRQVASFLLSAIVSATLKCLMKFYSITDNDLPKPIRANFILNVETDELFITAGLQDRVVQVYEGLVYMDFSRTLMDEHGYGSYVSMDMGALPPFWLAYLSDPSDSGRIHSNIRQRWLSGSSSCQSSDPAEGGGLVSAHTGALLWLLPSHACVTTPVFSQGNSGRGGDEDVR; from the exons ATGAAACTTCCCTCTGGCTTCCAGCTGATTGGACAAGTG GGCCTCCCAGACTACACCAAGTGGCTCACACACTACTCCACCAAGAAGCGGGACCATCCCGCCGAGCCGATCGTGTGCCGGTCCTACGCCAG AGTGGGATTGATGGGAAATCCCTCGGACGGGTTCAATGGGAAAACCATCGCCATGAGCGTCTCCAACTTCTGGGCCGAGGTCACTCTGGTGGAGAGTGCGGCTTTG GTGTTGGTGCCTCATCCGCTCAACGATCCGACGGCCTTCGGAAGCTTGCAGGATCTGTTCTGCATCAGCAGGAAAGAAGG gtacCTGGGGGGGCTGCGGCTGCTCCAGGCCACCTGTAAGAAGTTCTACCAGTTCTGCTCCAACCAAGG GATCGCACTGACGAAGCAGAACTTCACGTTAAGATACGACACCAACATTCCTCGGCAGGTG GCTTCCTTCCTTCTCAGCGCCATCGTCTCGGCCACCCTCAAGTGCCTCATGAAGTTCTACAGCATTACAGACAAC GACCTCCCGAAGCCCATCCGAGCCAATTTCATCCTGAACGTGGAGACCGATGAACTCTTCATCACGGCTGGTCTTCAGGACAGAGTGGTGCAG GTCTACGAAGGTTTGGTCTACATGGACTTCAGCAGGACGCTGATGGACGAGCACGGCTACG GGAGCTACGTGTCCATGGACATGGGGGCGCTGCCTCCGTTCTGGCTGGCCTACCTGAGTGACCCCAGCGACTCCGGACGCATCCACAGCAACATCAGGCAACGCTGGCTCAGCGGTTCGTCCTCCTGCCAAAGTTCTGACCcggctgaggggggggggctggtctcCGCCCACACCGGCGCCCTCCTTTGGCTCCTCCCATCGCACGCATGCGTGACCACACCTGTGTTTTCACAGGGGAACTCTGGTCGTGGAGGCGATGAGGACGTTCGCTGA